The nucleotide window GGGCGGAGGGTGGCTCGGCCGGGCTCAGCGGCTGGTCGACGAAAGGCTGCCGGGCTCTGTCGAGCAGGGGTACTTGATGATTCCGGCTGGCTTGCAGGCCTTGGAGGCAGACCCTGCAAGCGCCTACGAGACCTTCGACAAGCTGGTGGCCATAGCCAATGAGTTCGACGACGCCGATCTCACAGCTCTCAGCCGGCTCGGCCTTGGCCAGGCGCTGGTCGCGATGGGGGAGGCGGCACGAGGCGTTGCCATGCTGGATGAGGCAATGTTGTGTGTGACCACCGGCGATGTTACTCCGATCGCTGCCGGAATCGTGTACTGCGCCGTGATACTGGCCTGCCGGGACATCTTCGACTTGGGCCGTGCCCAGGAATGGACAGCAGCTTTGAGTGAATGGTGCTCCAAGCAGCAAGGCCTCAGGCCATACCGCGGCCAGTGTCTGGTGCACCGCTCGGAGATCATGCAGTTGCACGGCCAATGGGAGGACGCGATGACCGAGATACATCGCGCCTGCGAGCATCTTTCGGCACAGCCTGAGAACCCCGTTATGGGGATGGCCCAATACCAGCAGGCGGAGATCCTCCGTCTGCGGGGCAAGTACGCCGAGGCCGAGGCAGCTTACCGCGAGGCCGCTGCCTACGGGCACAATATGCATCCGGGTCTGGCCCTGCTGCGGCTGGCCCAAGGGCATGTACAAGACGCATATGCGGCGATTCGCCGGGTGGCCTCGGATGCTGCTGAGCGGCCGGTCGAGCGGGCGAAAATCCTAGCAGCGTACGTCGAGATCGCTCTCGCAGCGGGCGATTCCGATGGGGCAAAGTCGGCTGCAGAGGATCTGCAGGGGATTGCCGTACGGTTCGACTCCCCGTACTTACAGGCCATGGTCGGATCAGTACGTGGCTCGATTCTCGTCAGCGAAGGCGATTACACGTCTGCTTGCACCACCATGCGCGCGGCGTGGTTGGCATGGCAAGAGGTGGACGCTCCCTATGAAGGGGCACGGCTCCGTATCCTCATGGCCCGGGCCTTCCACGCGTTGGGAGACCATGACACTGCAGAAATGGAACTCGACGCGGGGGCGCAGGTCTTTGAGAAGCTAGGGGCGGCACCGGACCTGATGGAGATCGCAGAAGTCTCGAGACGTTCGTCGGCGCGTACCGCCGGAGGACTGAGTGCCAGGGAAATAGAGGTGCTCCGGCTCGTAGCCACCGGCGTGACCAACCGCGAGATCGCGAATACCTTGGTCATCAGTGAAAAGACCGTCTCCCGCCACATCAGCAATATCCTGACCAAACTCGATCTGTCATCACGCACTGCAGCCGCAGCGTACGCCTACGACAACGACCTCACCTAGCCGGCGCGCCACGCCAACTTCCAACCGGCTACCAACTGCCCTCGCCCCGTGCCCTACACAAAATTGCCCATTACCATCGGTCGGTTCGGATGGTCTGAATTCCCGATGCGGCACCGCACGCCCGATGGGATGCTCAATCGTAAGGAACGGATTGAGCAGAAACAGGTGAGTACAGTGAACAGCAATGAAGGGACGCGAACCCGGGAGCGCGTGCTTGCCGCGATCCCGCTGGTAGAAAAGATTCGGACGCTCAATGGCGTCTCCACTGCCGTGTTGGAAGGCGGCGACGGCCCACCCATCGTGCTGTTGCACAGTGCCGGGGAGTTCGCCGCTGTGTGGATCCGGGTGATACCCGAACTCATGAAGACGCATCATCTGGTCATACCGGATCTGCCCGGGCAAGGCGCATCGGAAATCGTCGACGGGATCCCGCTGGACGCGGAGGGTGTGCTGGCATGGCTCGGTGAACTCATCGACCAGACCTGTGATTCCGCGCCCACGCTGGTAGGACACACGGTGGGCGGTGCACTCGCTGCCCGGTATGTGGCTAATCATGGTCATCGCATCGCCAATCTCGTGCTGGTGGATACTGTGGGTCTGGGCTGGTATCGACCCTCACCGAGCTTTGCCATACCCATGATGGGCTTCATGGCCCGGCCCACCGCCAAAAGCCGGGATCGGTTCTTCTCCAAGTGTTTCCTGGACGGAGAGCAGATCCGGCGGCAGACCGGCGACAGCTGGGAGCCTTTGATGGACTACGCGCTCGACCGGGTCCGTACAGCGAGCGTCCAGGCGTCAGCACGCCGGCAGATAACGGGTTTGGGCATGCGGCCGATTCCGCCGGCGGACCTGGTCCGGATCGATGTTCCGACAACCCTGATCCACGGTCGCCATGACCTGCAGGTGCGGCTCAAGACAGTTGAAGAGGCCGCTGCCCGTTACGGCTGGGCGCTGCACGTGATCGAAGACTGCCGCGACGATCCGGCCTTCGAACAGCCGACCGCCTTTATTGATGCTCTGCGTGCGGCGCTGGAACCTGCGTGACGGACCAAAACGACAAGGAGCCGAAAATGACTGACACCACATCAATGCAGCCGGCCGATGCCAAGCCATCGATCCGGGAAGCATGGGACAGGATTGCGCCCGCGTTTGATGAGTTTATGACACCTCAGAGCGTCCGGTTCGGCGAAGAAGTGCTCCGCCGGGCAGACATCGGTCCGGGCGTCAAGTTCCTCGACGTCGCGGCCGGCAGCGGTGCCCTGAGTATCCCTGCCGCCCGTCTGGGGGCCGAGGTCCTTGCTACCGACATTTCGCCGGTAATGATCGAATGCCTCACGGCCCGTGCCCACTCAGAGGGGATGTCGAACCTAGAGGCCCGGGTGATGGATGGCTGCGCCCTCGATCTTCCAGACGGCGTATTCGACGTTGTTGCGTCGCAGCATGGAGTTTCCCTGTTCCCCGACGTCCTGGCCGGTCTCGCCGAACTGCGGCGGGTAACCAAACCGGGCGGACAGGCGATCGTCGTGGCCTTCGGGCGGCTGCAGAAGGCTGAGTTTATCGGGTTCTTCATGGGTGCCATCCGGGCTGCAGTTCCACAGGCTCCGGCGCTGCCAGTGGATCCGCCGCCACTGCCATTCCAGCTGGCGGATCCAGAGGTGTTCCGCGGCAAGCTCAGCGAGGCCGGGTTCGCCGAAGTTGCTGTGGAAACGGTCAGCTGGGACATGCAGATAGAATCCGCGGCGAGCCTGTGGAAGACTGCCGCGTCGAGCAATCCGATCGGGGCAGGAATGGCTGCGGGTCTGACCGACGATCAACGAACCGATGCGCTCCAAGTGTTAACGGGTATGCTTCGGGAGCGTGCCGCGGGCCGACCGGTCGCAGAACTGAAAACGGAGATCAACATCGGCACCGCACGAAAGCTGTGAACCAGTTCGAGTCCCTGTTTGATAGTGACGCAGTCCAGGACCGGCTACATCCAGGCACAGCTCTACGAGAAGCCTTCGCCGATTGGGATTGGCAAGCAAAGTACGACGCCGGCGCTCACCAAAGTGGTGAGCGCCGGCGTCGCTGTGGGACAACGCGTGGAAGCTAGGCCCGCTTACCGTTCACCAGGCGCGGAATGCCCAGCGGATTCTCTTCCTGCAGGGCCTCGGGCAGCAGATGCTGGGGCATGCCCTGGTATGCGACCGGGCGGAGGAAGCGGCCAATGGCAGCCGTGCCGACTGAGGTGGAGCCGGAAGCGGTAGTAGCCGGGTAAGGCCCGCCGTGCTGTTGGGCGTAGGTGACGGAGACGCCGGTGGGCCACTGGTTCCAGAGCACCCGGCCAGCCTTGCGCGCGAGCACACTGATGAGGCCGGCAACCCGGTCGTCCTCGGTACCAAAGACCGTTGCGGTCAATTGGCCCTCGAATGTTTCCGCCAGCTGCT belongs to Arthrobacter crystallopoietes and includes:
- a CDS encoding alpha/beta fold hydrolase, with protein sequence MNSNEGTRTRERVLAAIPLVEKIRTLNGVSTAVLEGGDGPPIVLLHSAGEFAAVWIRVIPELMKTHHLVIPDLPGQGASEIVDGIPLDAEGVLAWLGELIDQTCDSAPTLVGHTVGGALAARYVANHGHRIANLVLVDTVGLGWYRPSPSFAIPMMGFMARPTAKSRDRFFSKCFLDGEQIRRQTGDSWEPLMDYALDRVRTASVQASARRQITGLGMRPIPPADLVRIDVPTTLIHGRHDLQVRLKTVEEAAARYGWALHVIEDCRDDPAFEQPTAFIDALRAALEPA
- a CDS encoding LuxR family transcriptional regulator produces the protein MAITESIEQGRAACLEYAWDDAYQFLSEADGACSLEAADLERLGIAAYLTGRDEAAVADLERAYQAYLGQGGIERSVRCAFWLGITLLLRGQHARGGGWLGRAQRLVDERLPGSVEQGYLMIPAGLQALEADPASAYETFDKLVAIANEFDDADLTALSRLGLGQALVAMGEAARGVAMLDEAMLCVTTGDVTPIAAGIVYCAVILACRDIFDLGRAQEWTAALSEWCSKQQGLRPYRGQCLVHRSEIMQLHGQWEDAMTEIHRACEHLSAQPENPVMGMAQYQQAEILRLRGKYAEAEAAYREAAAYGHNMHPGLALLRLAQGHVQDAYAAIRRVASDAAERPVERAKILAAYVEIALAAGDSDGAKSAAEDLQGIAVRFDSPYLQAMVGSVRGSILVSEGDYTSACTTMRAAWLAWQEVDAPYEGARLRILMARAFHALGDHDTAEMELDAGAQVFEKLGAAPDLMEIAEVSRRSSARTAGGLSAREIEVLRLVATGVTNREIANTLVISEKTVSRHISNILTKLDLSSRTAAAAYAYDNDLT
- a CDS encoding class I SAM-dependent methyltransferase; amino-acid sequence: MTDTTSMQPADAKPSIREAWDRIAPAFDEFMTPQSVRFGEEVLRRADIGPGVKFLDVAAGSGALSIPAARLGAEVLATDISPVMIECLTARAHSEGMSNLEARVMDGCALDLPDGVFDVVASQHGVSLFPDVLAGLAELRRVTKPGGQAIVVAFGRLQKAEFIGFFMGAIRAAVPQAPALPVDPPPLPFQLADPEVFRGKLSEAGFAEVAVETVSWDMQIESAASLWKTAASSNPIGAGMAAGLTDDQRTDALQVLTGMLRERAAGRPVAELKTEINIGTARKL